From Lysobacter auxotrophicus, the proteins below share one genomic window:
- a CDS encoding YybH family protein — MDTARQSHDPVVRMLDAYRDAVFAKDVDAFVRLYDADVHVFDMWGDWSLQGVAAWRRMAEGWFGSLGDERVVVTFDDVGSSVEHDLACGHATVTYSAQGTDGAVLRSLSNRMTVVLRRRDGEWKVVHEHTSAPIEHETLKARLQRA; from the coding sequence ATGGACACCGCACGCCAATCGCACGATCCCGTCGTCCGCATGCTCGACGCGTATCGCGATGCCGTCTTCGCCAAGGACGTCGACGCCTTCGTTCGCCTGTACGACGCGGACGTGCACGTCTTCGACATGTGGGGCGACTGGTCGCTGCAGGGCGTGGCCGCATGGCGCCGGATGGCCGAAGGCTGGTTCGGATCGCTCGGCGACGAGCGCGTGGTCGTGACGTTCGACGACGTCGGATCGTCCGTCGAGCACGACCTGGCGTGCGGCCATGCGACCGTCACCTACAGCGCGCAGGGAACCGACGGCGCCGTCCTGCGTTCGCTGTCGAACCGGATGACGGTGGTGCTGCGACGACGCGATGGCGAGTGGAAGGTCGTGCACGAACACACGTCGGCGCCCATCGAGCACGAAACGCTCAAGGCACGTTTGCAACGCGCGTGA
- a CDS encoding L,D-transpeptidase gives MSRLLLALSLSLLCGTALSAVPVWGARQSSPANTPLAQLKPGEWIWGGDSREGPLAVVVSLTEQRAVVYRNGLPIGVTTVSTGRKGYETPTGVFTILQKDKDHRSNKYNAAPMPYMQRLTWDGVALHAGGLPGYPESHGCVHLPSEFARLLFDSSNMGMVVVVSQEGRSPQDVTHPGALIPINPTTGAEADIPPLEAGQKYRWRPELSTEGPVSLLLSAADGDIIVFRNGIEIGRSRVLIRNPEQPLGTRAYIVKDGFIDGDNPLLPGTRMPNWSTIGIPGNGPDAGRLLGPETIDRVVIPHDFVAAVLPLLTPGVVMLVTDAGVNPGTTGGAPVQVLDSDPPQT, from the coding sequence ATGTCCCGCCTCCTGTTGGCACTATCGCTGTCGTTGCTCTGCGGCACCGCGTTGTCCGCGGTTCCCGTATGGGGAGCCCGTCAATCGAGTCCTGCGAATACGCCGTTGGCGCAGCTGAAACCCGGGGAATGGATCTGGGGCGGCGATAGCCGCGAGGGCCCGCTGGCAGTGGTCGTGAGCCTGACCGAGCAACGCGCGGTAGTCTATCGCAACGGTCTGCCCATCGGCGTTACGACCGTCAGCACGGGCAGGAAAGGCTACGAGACGCCGACCGGCGTCTTCACGATCCTGCAGAAGGACAAGGATCACCGGTCGAACAAGTACAACGCCGCGCCCATGCCGTACATGCAGCGGCTGACGTGGGACGGCGTGGCGCTGCACGCGGGCGGATTGCCCGGGTATCCCGAGTCGCACGGGTGCGTGCACCTTCCGTCGGAATTCGCGCGGCTGCTGTTCGATTCGTCGAACATGGGCATGGTCGTGGTGGTCTCGCAGGAAGGTCGTTCGCCACAGGACGTGACGCATCCGGGCGCGCTGATTCCGATCAATCCGACGACCGGTGCCGAAGCGGACATCCCGCCGCTGGAAGCGGGACAGAAATACCGGTGGCGCCCGGAGCTGTCGACCGAAGGCCCCGTGTCGCTCCTGCTCAGCGCCGCGGATGGCGACATCATCGTCTTCCGCAACGGCATCGAGATCGGCCGCTCGCGCGTGCTGATCCGCAACCCGGAACAACCGCTCGGCACGCGCGCGTACATCGTCAAGGACGGTTTCATCGACGGCGACAATCCGCTGTTGCCCGGCACGCGCATGCCGAACTGGAGCACCATCGGCATTCCGGGCAACGGTCCTGATGCCGGACGCCTGCTCGGGCCGGAAACGATCGATCGCGTGGTGATTCCGCACGATTTCGTGGCCGCCGTGCTGCCGCTGCTCACGCCCGGCGTGGTGATGCTGGTCACCGACGCCGGCGTGAATCCCGGAACGACCGGCGGCGCGCCGGTGCAGGTGCTCGATTCGGATCCACCGCAAACCTGA